Proteins encoded by one window of Deinococcota bacterium:
- a CDS encoding RNA methyltransferase has product MSDVVSDLRFVLVRPKDPRNMGSSARAVKNFGFADLWLVAPQRLLNAEAFALAAHAQEVLRGAVRCASVREAVADRTLVLGTTARPRTAAREVYTPRQAAALIRGRRAALLFGPEDFGLSNEDLSYCQGFIQIPTADYASLNLAQAVQVLAYECFQGRLQGAPEQEAPEQGAGEQGERALASRAAIEAMYDHLHETMHLIGYTDRLRERAAMAHFRNLFDRAGLTAKDVMVLRGLWRQAQWAARQDALGLPESLKLRREE; this is encoded by the coding sequence GTGTCTGATGTCGTGTCCGACCTGAGATTCGTCCTGGTGCGGCCCAAGGACCCGCGCAACATGGGCTCGAGCGCCCGCGCCGTCAAGAACTTCGGCTTCGCTGACCTCTGGCTGGTGGCGCCGCAGCGCCTCCTCAACGCCGAGGCCTTTGCGCTCGCCGCGCACGCTCAGGAGGTGCTGAGGGGCGCCGTGCGCTGCGCCTCGGTGCGCGAAGCGGTCGCGGACCGGACCCTGGTCCTGGGCACCACCGCCCGGCCCCGGACGGCCGCCAGAGAGGTCTATACGCCGCGCCAGGCCGCGGCGCTCATCAGAGGCCGCCGCGCCGCGCTCCTCTTCGGCCCCGAGGACTTCGGCCTCAGCAACGAGGACTTGAGCTACTGTCAGGGTTTTATCCAGATTCCCACCGCCGACTACGCCTCCTTGAACCTGGCGCAGGCCGTGCAGGTTCTGGCTTACGAGTGCTTCCAGGGGAGACTCCAAGGGGCGCCGGAGCAAGAGGCGCCGGAGCAAGGGGCGGGGGAGCAAGGGGAGAGGGCGCTGGCCTCCAGGGCTGCGATCGAGGCGATGTACGACCACCTGCACGAGACGATGCACCTGATCGGCTACACCGACAGGTTGCGCGAGCGCGCGGCCATGGCCCATTTTCGTAACCTCTTCGACCGCGCCGGACTCACCGCCAAGGACGTGATGGTCCTGCGCGGCCTGTGGCGCCAGGCGCAGTGGGCGGCGCGGCAGGATGCGCTGGGCTTGCCCGAGTCCCTGAAGCTTCGCCGCGAGGAGTGA
- a CDS encoding tetratricopeptide repeat protein, producing MVMASKLARACEAFEQGRLEEAEALYLECLGETEQGDHDNDAALHGLGFVKAEQGAFAEARRCYTTLLDRARRRGDRRAEHVALHQLGMVARLARDYKAALRLFADEHTLLKRRLPDHRAGFSANLYERGSIRFLQGEWEGARQLLQEALVEGIRAGDAMCQACAWRALGELAAAQGDKAAAKSCFAESISLFQAVGETRAALEVEALLEALE from the coding sequence ATGGTTATGGCTTCGAAACTGGCGAGGGCCTGTGAAGCTTTCGAGCAGGGTCGGCTCGAGGAGGCCGAGGCTCTCTATCTGGAGTGCCTTGGCGAAACGGAACAAGGTGACCACGACAATGACGCGGCACTTCACGGTTTGGGTTTTGTTAAGGCTGAGCAAGGCGCCTTTGCGGAGGCGAGGCGCTGTTACACCACGCTCTTGGACCGCGCCAGGAGGAGGGGTGACCGTCGAGCGGAGCACGTCGCCTTGCATCAGCTGGGCATGGTCGCACGTCTGGCGCGAGACTACAAGGCGGCGCTACGTCTGTTTGCCGACGAGCACACCCTTTTGAAGAGGCGCTTGCCCGATCATCGAGCAGGCTTTTCCGCCAACCTCTACGAACGAGGCTCCATCCGCTTTCTGCAGGGGGAGTGGGAAGGGGCGCGGCAGCTTTTGCAGGAGGCGCTGGTAGAGGGCATTAGGGCCGGCGACGCCATGTGCCAAGCCTGCGCGTGGCGGGCTCTAGGTGAACTCGCCGCGGCTCAGGGTGATAAGGCCGCGGCCAAGAGCTGCTTTGCGGAAAGTATCAGCTTGTTTCAGGCGGTAGGGGAGACACGGGCTGCCCTGGAGGTCGAGGCGCTTCTCGAGGCGCTGGAATAG
- a CDS encoding sulfite oxidase-like oxidoreductase — MLRNIFKRRPNDPRIPAGQSVTERFPVLTYGPTPRVSKEALELKVFGLADELTFTWQDLMNMPQTSITKDFHCVTHWSKMEVAWTGVLTTELMKHLALKDGASHVMLHCYGGYTTNLKLDDFLAESCLLAHKLFGEDIPVEHGGPLRTIIPQLYAWKSAKWLSGLEFMSQNVPGFWERNGYHMRGDPFGEERYG, encoded by the coding sequence ATGTTGCGAAATATCTTCAAGAGGCGGCCGAACGACCCCCGGATCCCCGCCGGGCAGAGCGTCACCGAGCGCTTTCCCGTGCTCACCTACGGCCCCACCCCGCGCGTTTCAAAAGAAGCCCTCGAGCTCAAGGTCTTCGGCTTGGCCGACGAGCTGACCTTCACCTGGCAAGACCTCATGAACATGCCGCAGACCAGCATTACCAAGGACTTTCACTGCGTCACCCACTGGTCGAAGATGGAGGTGGCCTGGACGGGCGTCCTGACGACCGAGCTGATGAAGCACCTTGCGCTCAAGGACGGCGCCAGCCACGTGATGCTTCACTGTTACGGCGGCTACACCACCAACCTGAAGCTGGACGACTTCCTGGCCGAGTCCTGCCTGCTGGCGCACAAGCTTTTCGGCGAGGACATCCCTGTCGAGCACGGCGGCCCCCTGCGCACCATCATCCCGCAGCTCTACGCCTGGAAGAGCGCCAAATGGCTTTCGGGGCTCGAGTTCATGAGCCAGAACGTGCCGGGCTTCTGGGAGCGCAACGGCTACCACATGCGCGGCGACCCCTTTGGCGAGGAGCGCTATGGTTAG